Below is a genomic region from Leptotrichia shahii.
AGGATTAATAATCATTGTAAAATATAAATAAAATTTTTTAGGAGGATATTTTATGAAAAAATTATTTTTAGCGTTCATGTTATTAACGCCAGTTGCAATGGCATATGGAGAAAGAGATGAAATTATTATAAGCCCTATTTATGGTAAGCAAAAAAATAATAATGATAAAAATGCTCTTGTTAAAGGTGTTACAGGAAGCGGTATTAAAATTTCCCTTGAAGAAAAAAGTGGAATCGATGATGATGTTGTAATAGGGATTGGAATGGGATTGACATATAATTCTTTGAAAGTTAAAGGAAAAGATATAAACAGCAATTCAGGAAGTTTAGTTTCAATTCCAGTTTATTTTATGATAGGAACAGGAACAGATAATGGAATCTATTCCAAATTTTCGTTTGGTGCATCACTTGCAGGCGGAAGTGTAAAATGGACTGATAAAAATGGTGGAAACGGAAGAATAAAAGCTATGCCGTTAAATGGATATGCTGCTTTGGGAATTGGAGTTCAAAAAAATAGATTTTCATTTGGATTAAATGTTGCTACAACACCAAGATTGAAAAGAGAATACTACAGTCCTGCTAAAAAATATAAAAGCAAGTTTACAGATGGAACGGTCTCATTAGAATTTGGTTATCAACCGAATTATAAAGATTAAAAATTTTAATTTGAAAGGATAAAAAATGAACAACTTTGAAGAAAAATTAAATAAATATGCAGAAGTAATTGTAAAAATTGGTGCAAATGTGCAAAAAGGGCAGAAAGTATGGGTAAACTGCACAACTGACTCGTTGCCATTAGTTTATAAAGTTACGGAATTGGCTTATAAAGAGGGTGCGAGTGATGTTCATGTTAAATTGACAGATGATAAATTGTCAAGACTTCATGCTGAATATCAGTCAAAAGAAGTCTATTCATACATTCCTCAATGGGCGATTGACGAGAGAAATGATTATCTTGATAATAATGTAGTGTTTATCCATATTTTAAGCAGTTCTCCAAATTTATTTGCAGGAATTGATCCAGCAAAATTGGGAGCATTGGCAAAAAATGCTGGGGAAGCCTACAAACATTATAGAACATGTATTATGACAGATGTAAATTCATGGACAATTGCAAGTTATCCTTCAGCAGATTGGGCAAAACTTGTATTTCCTGATGAAATAGATGCTGATGCCGCACAGGAAAAATTGCTTGATGCGATATTGAAAACTGTAAGAGTTGATAAAGCTGATCCAGTTAAGGCTTGGGAGGAACATAGACAGAATTTAACTGAAAAAGCTGAATTTTTGAATAGCAAAAATTTCGTGGCACTTCATTATACTTCAAAAGGAACTGACTTGACAGTTGGACTTCCTAAAAATCATATTTGGGTAGCGGCTGGAAGCGTGAATGCGAAAGGAGCCGATTTCCTGCCTAATATGCCGACAGAGGAAGTGTTTACAGCTGGAGACAGAGATCGTGTGGATGGTTATGTTTCTAATAAAAAGCCGCTTTCGTATCAAGGAAATATTATTGATAATTTCAAATTGACTTTTAAAGACGGAAAAGTTGTAGATTTTGAAGCAGAGCAAGGATATGAGATTTTGAAGCAGCTGCTTGACACTGACGAAGGTTCGAGAAGGATAGGAGAAGTTGCTCTTGTGCCAAATGATTCGCCTATTTCAAATTCAGGGCTTCTTTATTATCAAACATTATTTGACGAAAATGCCTCAAACCACTTAGCATTGGGTGCTGCATACCCAACTAATGTAAAAAATGGAACAAAAATGACAGAAGACGAATTAAAGGAAGCTCACATTAATCAATCAATTTCGCATGTTGATTTTATGATTGGTGATTCTGAAATGGATATTGACGGAATTTTAGAAGATGGAACGAGAATTCCTGTATTTAGAAAAGGAAATTGGGCTTTTTAAATTTTAGAATTTTGGAGATAATATCATGAAATGTGACAGCTTGGAAGAAGTGAGAGAAAATATTGATAATATAGATGATAAAATTATAAAATTAATTGCACAGCGTTCAGATTATGTAAAACAGGCTGCTTATTTTAAAAAGTCAAAAATAGATGTAAAAGCAGCTGATAGAGTTGAAAAATAATAGACCTGTTCGATAACTATACAAACTTAGAATTTAATAAAATAAATATCTTGAAGCAAGGGGTCTTGACCCCTTGTATAGATAAAAAAACGTAGGTTATCGAACATATCTAATAAAAAAGGTCAGGAAAAAAGCTAAAATTTATGATAACAATCGAGATGTTGTGGAATTGATTTATAGAGAAATGATAAATTATTTTATCAGTGAAGAAATGAAAATTTTTGAAAAAAATAAATAGTTAATAAAAAGGAACTGCTTTAATTGAACTGTATTTAATTTTTTTAGTCAGCGTAAATTTAAGGGGGTTCTTTTTTATATATTTTTGTAATATCATAAAAAAAACTAATAAAAATATAAAAAGTGTGATAAAATATATTATATATTTAAATTTTTTTTTGAAATTTAAACTCTTTTAAAATTATAAATAAATTAATCTAAATTATATATAATCAGGGTTTGAATGAAATAGTCAAAACTTTTAAATTTATCTTTTAAACAGATTTATTATAAAATTAATGAAAAAATAAACAGGAAAATGGAGGGAAAATATGAAATATACAGTAGCAATTGTTGGTAGACCCAATGTGGGAAAATCAACGTTATTTAATAAGCTAGTGGGAGATCGGCTGTCTATTGTGAAGGATGAGCCGGGAGTTACTAGAGATAGGCTTTATCGTGAGATGGAGTGGAGCGGGAAAGAATTTATACTGGTGGATACTGGTGGGCTTGAGCCTCGAACTGAGGATTTTATGATGGCGAAAATTAAGCAGCAGGCACAAGTTGCGATTGATGAAGCGGATGTAATTATATTTTTAGTTGATGGAAAAGCTGGGATTACTGGGCTTGATGAAGATGTGGCAACTGTACTTAGAAAACAGGATAAGAAAGTTGTTGTGGCTGTAAACAAAATTGATAATTATATGCGTGATCAGGAAAATATTTTTGAATTTTATGGGCTGGGATTTGAGGAGGTTATTGGAATTTCTGGGGAGCATAAGACAAATTTGGGAGATTTGCTGGATGCTGTAATTAACAAATTTGAAGATAAAAAGATAAAACAAACTGAAGATGGACTTAATATTGCTATTTTAGGAAGACCAAATGCTGGAAAATCTTCGCTTGTAAATAAACTTTTAAATGAAGAGCGTTCTATTGTAAGTGATATTGCGGGAACAACGAGAGATACGATTGATTCCAGCTTGAAATATAATGGAGAAACTTATACTTTAATTGATACGGCGGGAATTCGTAGAAAGTCAAAAGTGGAAGATGATATTGAGTATTACAGTGTATTACGTGCAATGAAATCTATAAAAAGGGCGAATGTGTGTGTGCTTATGCTGGATGCAACAGAGCTTTTGACAGATCAGGACAAGAGAATCGCTGGAATGATTTATGAGGAAAGAAAACCGATTATTATTGCTATAAATAAATGGGATTTGATTGAAAAAGATAATAATAGTGTAAAGGAATTTACTGAACTTGTGAAGGCTGATCTGGCGTTTTTGGATTATGCGCCGATTGTTACGATTTCGGCATTGACTGGAAAAAGAACTTTGAATATTTTGGAGCAGGCTAAATTTATTAATGAAGAATATCATAAAAAGATAACTACTGGTCTTTTGAATCAAATTTTGTCAGAAATGATAGCACAAAATCCAGTTCCAACAAGAAAAGGACGGGCAGTAAAAATAAATTATGCAACACAAGTGAACCAAGCACCGCCAAAATTTGTATTTTTTGCAAACAATCCAGAATTGATACATTTTTCTTATCAAAGATATATTGAAAATAAATTAAGAGAATATTTTGGATTTGAAGGATGTCCGATTGACATTGTATTTAATAAAAAAAGTGAAAAGGATTTTGGATAAATTTATGCTATTCCTGTTTTAGATAGAAAATTTGATATATACTCAAACTAAATAGGGTTTAACATACATAGAAAGGAAAAGTGAATGAAATTTTACGATGAAGAAAAACTGTTAAAATTAAGAAATATTTTAATTGTAACTGTATTGGCACTTTTGGCACTTTTACTGTTTTTTAGAGTTTATGATAATTTTGCAAAACCGATAAGGCTTGTTACAAGTACGATTTTTCCGTTTATTTTATCGTTTATAATTGTATATTGCCTTATGCCTTTTATTGATATGATAAGTGAAAAGGACAAAAATGACAGTTTTTTAAAAAATAGTAAACTTGATGAGCTGGAAAAAGTGGAAAAGATGAATATAAGCGATTCAGAGAAAAGAAAAAAAATAGAGCTATTTAATGAAATTTCACAGAGTAATAAGAAAAAGCGAATTAAATTAAATCGTACATTTGCAATTTTGCTTGTACTGACTGTATTTTTTATCATTTTTCTTTATATTGTTTTGACAATTGTACCGATATTTACAAAGCAAGTATCGAGTCTTATTGATTTTTTGCTAAAGAATCAGGGAAAACTTCAAAATAACTTTTTTGAATTTCTTGAAAGAAACAATATTGACCTTAAAAGTTCTTTGATAAGTTCTAAGGATATAATTGTATCAAATGTTATAAAAGTATTAAGTTCAAGTTTTTCATTGATAAGCAGTACATTTAGCTTGTTGTTTATGACTCCTATTTTTACGATAATGCTTATTTTTAGTTATGACAATATTGAAAATGGAGTTAAGCGAGTATTGCGGAATATGGATAGGGAAGATTTAATCATTCTTATAAAAAATATGGACGAAACAATTGGGAAATATATTCTTGTAACGGCACTTGACAGTATGATAGTTGGAGTTGTGTCATTTATAATATTTTATTTTTTGAAAATGGATTACAGTATGCTTTTTTCAGTAATTATAGGTTTTGGAAATGTGATTCCATTTATTGGACCGTTTATTGGATTGATTCCAGCTATACTTTATGCTTTTACAAAATCATTTAAATTAGTGATTTTTATTGTAGTGTTAATTACAATTGTACAAACTATAGAGGCGAATATTGTAAAACCTTGGCTTACTGGAAAATCTGTAGAAATGCATCCAATTACGACACTTCTGGTAGTTCTTATTGGAGGAGCGTTATTTGGAATTGGAGGAGCATTTATTGCAATTCCTGTATATATCATTGTTAAATTAACTTTCCTATTTTTTTGGGAAAAATATACTGTAAATAATAAATTAAATGAAAAAAGGAAGTGAAAATTTATGGATAATAAGGGAAAAATGGAAATTCAAAAATGTATTTATTTTTCAATTTCAAAAATGTTTAGAATAGTTAATAAAATAGCGGAAGAATCATTTGAAAAAATAGATATTTATCCGACACATGGATTTTTGATGATTATATTAAAGGAAGAGGAAAACGGGCTTACAGTAAATCAGATATCTGAAACATTAGCAATAGCTCCATCGACAGTTACACGATTTGTGGATAAATTAATTGCTAAGGGATATGTGAAAAGGGAAAAATCTGGGAAAAATTCAATTACTAAAATAACTGCAGAAGGATTAAAAATAATACCTGACATTTATAAATCGTGGGATGGAATTTCAGAAAAAATAGAAGAAGTTATAGGAAATGAAGAATATTTAAGAAAAACTGGCGAAAGTTTTAAGGAATTTGCAGATGTGCTTGGAAAAGATAAAAAATATGATAAGATAAGTGAAGATTTTGATTTTTGGATTATATAAATTAATTATATAATACTAAATCTCGTTTAAAAATAGAAGTTATATTTTATATGGGGGTATTCCTCCTTACAAGGAAATTTATAATCAGTCTGCTGTTAAAATGGGAGATAATATAAAAAATATTCAAGGAAAAAAATTCGATGTATCAGCATTGATAAAAAAGGTAATATATGGTAAAATAAAAGAAAATGTATTAAATAAATAATGGAGGAAAAAACTATGAGAAAAGTAATAGTAGCTGGAAACTGGAAAATGAACAAAACTGCAAAAGAGGCTGCACAATTCTTCAATGAATTAAAACCTTTAGTAGCAGATGTAAAAAATGCAGGAATTGTAATTGGAGCACCTTTTACTGCATTAGAAACAGCAACTAGAGAAACTGCAGGAAGCAACATTGAAATCGCTGCTGAAAATATGAACGCTAAAGAAAGCGGAGCATATACTGGAGAAGTTTCGCCATTGATGTTAAAGGATTTAGGTGTGGAATATGTAATTTTAGGACATTCTGAAAGAAGAGAATATTACCATGAAAATGATGAAATCATCAATGAAAAAGTAAAATCAGCATTGGCTCATGATTTAAAACCAATCTTATGTATTGGAGAAAAATTGGAAGAAAGAGAAGCTGGAACTACTAATGATGTTGTAAAAACTCAAATTGTTGGCGGATTAAAAGATGTTACAGCTGAACAAATGGCAAATGTTGTACTTGCTTATGAACCAGTATGGGCAATTGGAACAGGTAAAACTGCAACTCCTGAACAAGCTCAAGAAGTTCACGCATTCATTAGAGGATTATTAACTGACTTATACGGAAAAGAAGTTGCAGAAAACGTAACAGTTCAATACGGTGGATCAATGAACGATGCAAATGCAGCTGACTTAATTGCTCAAACAGACATTGACGGTGGATTAGTAGGAGGAGCAAGTTTGATTCCTGAAAAATTCGCTGTAATAATAAAAGCTGGAGATGCAGCAGCTAAATAATTGTTTTGAAAATAAAAAATAATTAGCTATTCTCTTGTTTTTTAGATTATAGGAGGAACTAATAAAGTGTTAGAAAATTTATTAATTGTAGCTTTAGTAATTTTATCAATCATTATGATAAGTGTAATTTTACTACAGCCAGACAGAAGCCAAGGTTTAGCAAAAAGTTCTGCAAATATCTTGGATGAAGAAAAAGAAGGAATTGAAAAATTTACAGAAATCGTTGCAACATTATTTCTAGTCGTTGCAATTTTATTCCAAATTGTAAGATAAATAATTTTGAATATAAAATTTTAAAAAGTAAGTTTTTTTGATTTTTTGTAAAAATATTAAAATCACAGTTAAGAATATTGGCTGTGATTTTTTTTTCAGTTTTTTTCAGAAAAATGTTATAATAATAAAAGATAATTTATAAAGTGAATTTTTGTCAATAAAAATTTTTTCTGTATTTTTTTGTTTTTTCATTTTTTAATGTAAAGGTGATCAGTTGTCATCCCCTTTACAATCCCCGCTTGTCTAAGCGTTTTTTGAAATAGAATTGAAACTCGCTTTTTAATAAGGATTTTTTTTAAATTGTTTATAATTTAAAGGTTTGGAAAAAGCTCAAACAGTCAATTTTATTCTAAAAAATCATGACAATTTAAAAGATATTTTAATTAATATAAATTTCAAGTAAAGTTTAAAAATATAAATGGGGTTATTAATTAAGTTATCTCTTTATGAAAATTAGAAAAAATTATTAAATAAAACATTAATTATAGAATTAAAATTTAAAAGGGGAAAATTTCAACATTAGGGAGGGAAGGATATTATGGAAATTAACTACAAAAATATTGGATCTGATTTAAAAGTTATATTGTTTGAGGAATTTAGGAAAAATGAAGATGTGCTTTTTGTATTTGAAAATTCGGCTTCGTTTTTTGAGATTAAAAGGGAGTTTTTACGAGATGAGGAGATACAGCAGGAATTAGGCATTTTTCAGAATTTCAAGATGATGAATAGCTATGATTTTTATGAAAATCTGTTTGTTACTGATAAAATTGTTGTGAAAGAGGAAAAGCAAGTTGTCCTGTTTTACAATTCGTTGGATGAAAAGTTGAAAAAGAGATTGGAAGTGTCGAGTTATTATGATATTATCGACATTGCCTATAATTATTACAATTTGTTTGCGGAATTACAGGAACATAAGATTAATTTGGAAAAGGTTGAATTGGAAAAATGGCAGGAAGAATTGTTTGAGACGCTGAAAATGGTTGATAAAAAGGTGAAGGAAACTTGTCAGCTGAAGGGTCTGATTTTGCCATATATGCTTAGAAATGTGAAAAATATTTCGGATAATTTTTTGAAAAGATATAAAAAGATTTATTTTGTGAATAAAGTCAGATTTTCTCCGTTTGAAAAGGAACTTGTGGAAAAATTTGAGGAAAAAGGGATAATTGTGGAAAATATTTTACAATTGTTGGAAAATGATTTTGATGAAAAAGAATTGAAAATATCTGAAGACTTTTCATTACCAGCGAAGGAAGTTTTTAATGAAAAGAATATAAATATTGAAATTCATGAATTTGGCAGTAAATTTGGAGAATTGCTGGGGCTGGTTAGAAAATTGGAGAAAGTTGAGAAAGAGAATAAAAAGTCAAGCAGCAAAAATGAGATTCTAAAACAAAATTATCGGATTTTTGAAGCACAAGAAAATACAGAAGAGATGAAAAGTGATTATCAGCTTTTGAGACAGAAAAAGATTTCTTCAAATTTGGAAATAACAATGAAGGATACGAAAATATACCGAATCTTGAATTTGATTTATAATTTGCTAGATAATATGAAGGAAATTGAGAAAAAAGGCAAGGAAAAATTATTTTTATTTCGAGTGAAAGATTTTTATGATGCCTATAAGTCGAATGATTTGTTGAAGATTTTTGACTTGGAAGAGAGTTATTATGTTTTTCAGGATTTGGTTTCAAAAGATTATAAGTATATTTCAAAAGAGGAATTGGAGCGAATAAATCAAGAAGTTTTGGAAAAATTGGAAAAAGGAAACCAAAAGGAAAAATTTAAGGAAGTTTATAAACAAAGGATGATAGCTGTTGGTAAAATTATTAAATTTGTTGAAAAGCTGGAAGAGATCTATAAGTATAGGACATTGAAGGAATATAGCGATTATTTGGAAAAAATTTATTTGGATAATGAGGAGAAAGTGAAACAGGACAAGAATGTAAAAGACAAGTATTTTGAGGCTTTGTCAGAAATGGTTGTGCTGGAAGATTTTAGCTTTGACAATTTGTGGGATAAATTTTTTGATGAAAATGTTTCATCTAATTTATTGAAATTGTTTTTGAAATATTTGGATAAAAAATCAATTGGATTGAACTTGGAAGACAGTATTGAAGATGAATCTGAAGATACTTTTTCAATAAATTCCTTTGCAAATATTTCTGAAAATGCGAAGGAAAATATAATTATTTTAAATTTACAGGATTCATTTCCAAAAGTGAAAATTCATAACTTTTTGTTTTCAAAAGTTCAGCGTGCGAAAATGGGTCTTCCTACAAGTGACGATAAAAAATTGATTGGAATATTTAAAATTTATCAAAATATTCTTGCAGCGAAAAATGTGTATTTGGCGTATGTTAAGGATTTGGAAAGCAATGTTGATTCGGCGAGTGTTATTGAGGAATTGAAGTTGAAGTATGGAATTGGAGTTATAAAAGGTGAGATAAGTGAAGCAGAAGAACTTTTTTTTGCAAAGAAATATTTTTTGAAGGACAGAACAGAGAAATGGGTGCAAAAGGAAATTGGAGAGTTTATTCCATCGAAATTGGAGAAAAATTTTGAAAAAATAAAAAATGAAAAATTGAGTTTGGGATATTATTCATTTGAGAAAATGAGAGATTTTGAGTATGGATATTATTTGGAAAAAGCGATAGGTGAGCAGGAAGCTGAAGAAATTGAAGATGAAATAAATGTTAAGATTTTTGGAACGATAATTCATGCTTTTTATGAGAATGTTGTTATGGAGAATAAGGCAGCTTTGGAAAATAAAATTTTTAAGATTGATCGGGATCAGTTATCAGAAATTTTGAAAAGAGTTCTGAATTCATTTGATTACAAGGTTCCTAAGGAATATTTAGAATTTTATAGAAAAGTTTCGTTTGAAGAAATTTTAAATTCGGCAGAGAAATATTTCATGGAATTTACTGAAAAATTGAAAGAGGAAGAGGATATCGAAATTCATTTTGAGGAAAGAATAAAGCTCTCTTCAGAAAAAGAATTGTTTGAAAATGTGTTTGTTAATGGAGTTACGGATTTACATATAAAAACTAGTGATAAGGATTATTTATTTGATTATAAATCTGGGAAATTGAAAGACAGTAAAAAAGGTTATAAAAATTATAAGGTTGACAAGGCATTGGAACAGTTGGATTATTATTCGTTAATGCTGGAAAATGATGGAGAGAAAAAAATTGAGAAAATAGTTGTTGATACTTGGGAAGGGAAATTGGTGTCAGATGAAAGAAATGAAGATAAGATATTAACTAAAAAAACTGTTGAAGAAATTATTACAAGATATCAAACTGAAAAATATTATGATTTAGGGAATTTTAAAGATCCAAAAAATTATTTTTACAAAGAGTATAAAAATATTTGCAGAGGGGAGGATGAAGTAGGTGATGAGGAAGAATAATATAATTTTAAAGGCTAGTGCAGGAACAGGGAAAACATACAGATTGTCGCTAGAATTTATAGCTAACTTAATAAGAGGTGTTAATTATAAAAATATAGTTGTAATGACGTTTACAAAAAAGGCGACTGCTGAAATTAAAGAGAGAATTTATGATTTTTTGCATCAAATTGCTTTTAATGAAGGAAATGGGGCAGAATTAGAAAAAAACTTAAAAGAAATTTATAAATTTGATAATTTGAATAAAAAGGAATTGCAAAATATTTATTTTGAGATGATAAAAAATAAAGAGGATATTCGGATTTCCACGATAGATGGTTTTACGAATCAAATTTTTAAAAATGCGATTGCACCGTATTTTAATACTTATAATTATGAAATTTTAGATAAGGAAACTGATGAATTTTATTCAAAAATCTTGATTAAAATTATTGAAAATAAGGAAATTTTTAAAGATTTTGAATTTATTATTGATGAAAAAAAAGAGAAGAAAAATATTAAAAAATATATGGAAATTATTGAAGAGATATTGGGGATGCAGTCTAATTTTGTTTTGGCTAAAGATTTTGAGATGCTGGAAAATGAAGAGAAAGTATCGTATAATTTTTTAAATAATCTAGATGATATTGTGGATACATTAAAAAAAGCACATGATAAAAAGAAAAGTAAAAGCATATACAGAAAAAAGTATGAAAATTTCTTTTGTGAATATATAAAAATTTTAGAAAATCAAAAGTTAAATGAAAATGAAAAATTAAAAGAAAAAATAAAATTAGTTGAACAAAATGATGCTCTTTTAGTGATGGTTGAAGATAAAGAACCATATTGGATAAATGCTGTTGTAGGTGATACTAAAAAAATAGATATGTCGGCTGAAAGGGAAAGTGCTGAAAAAAGTAAGGATCAATTAAAAGAGAGATTGTCTAAATATATCTATTTAACAAAAATTTTGCCATTAGACAAAAAATTAAAGAATATAGCCCAAATAATATTTAATATCGCTAAAAAAATAAAAATTTCTTCCAAAAGATTTACTTATAATGATATTCTAGTGTATACGTATGAATTTATTTTCAATAAAGATTTAAAATTTGTAAAAGATGATAAGGTAACGGAAGAATTTCTTGAATTAATTGGTGGAAAAATAGATACGATTATGATTGATGAGTTTCAAGATACGAGTGTTTTACAATGGAAAATTTTGAAATTGCTGATGAATACTTCGGAAAATATTATTTGCGTTGGTGATGAGAAACAGAGTATTTATAGCTGGCGTGGCGGTGAGAAGGAGTTATTTGAGAAATTGGAGACGATAAACGAAGGAAATGTTCAGAATTTGAATAAATCGTATAGAAGTTATAAGGCTATTATTGAAAATGTTAATAAAATCTTTAATGGTTATGATGCAAAATGGAATTATGCTGACTCAAATTAC
It encodes:
- the secG gene encoding preprotein translocase subunit SecG; protein product: MLENLLIVALVILSIIMISVILLQPDRSQGLAKSSANILDEEKEGIEKFTEIVATLFLVVAILFQIVR
- a CDS encoding PD-(D/E)XK nuclease family protein is translated as MEINYKNIGSDLKVILFEEFRKNEDVLFVFENSASFFEIKREFLRDEEIQQELGIFQNFKMMNSYDFYENLFVTDKIVVKEEKQVVLFYNSLDEKLKKRLEVSSYYDIIDIAYNYYNLFAELQEHKINLEKVELEKWQEELFETLKMVDKKVKETCQLKGLILPYMLRNVKNISDNFLKRYKKIYFVNKVRFSPFEKELVEKFEEKGIIVENILQLLENDFDEKELKISEDFSLPAKEVFNEKNINIEIHEFGSKFGELLGLVRKLEKVEKENKKSSSKNEILKQNYRIFEAQENTEEMKSDYQLLRQKKISSNLEITMKDTKIYRILNLIYNLLDNMKEIEKKGKEKLFLFRVKDFYDAYKSNDLLKIFDLEESYYVFQDLVSKDYKYISKEELERINQEVLEKLEKGNQKEKFKEVYKQRMIAVGKIIKFVEKLEEIYKYRTLKEYSDYLEKIYLDNEEKVKQDKNVKDKYFEALSEMVVLEDFSFDNLWDKFFDENVSSNLLKLFLKYLDKKSIGLNLEDSIEDESEDTFSINSFANISENAKENIIILNLQDSFPKVKIHNFLFSKVQRAKMGLPTSDDKKLIGIFKIYQNILAAKNVYLAYVKDLESNVDSASVIEELKLKYGIGVIKGEISEAEELFFAKKYFLKDRTEKWVQKEIGEFIPSKLEKNFEKIKNEKLSLGYYSFEKMRDFEYGYYLEKAIGEQEAEEIEDEINVKIFGTIIHAFYENVVMENKAALENKIFKIDRDQLSEILKRVLNSFDYKVPKEYLEFYRKVSFEEILNSAEKYFMEFTEKLKEEEDIEIHFEERIKLSSEKELFENVFVNGVTDLHIKTSDKDYLFDYKSGKLKDSKKGYKNYKVDKALEQLDYYSLMLENDGEKKIEKIVVDTWEGKLVSDERNEDKILTKKTVEEIITRYQTEKYYDLGNFKDPKNYFYKEYKNICRGEDEVGDEEE
- the tpiA gene encoding triose-phosphate isomerase; translation: MRKVIVAGNWKMNKTAKEAAQFFNELKPLVADVKNAGIVIGAPFTALETATRETAGSNIEIAAENMNAKESGAYTGEVSPLMLKDLGVEYVILGHSERREYYHENDEIINEKVKSALAHDLKPILCIGEKLEEREAGTTNDVVKTQIVGGLKDVTAEQMANVVLAYEPVWAIGTGKTATPEQAQEVHAFIRGLLTDLYGKEVAENVTVQYGGSMNDANAADLIAQTDIDGGLVGGASLIPEKFAVIIKAGDAAAK
- a CDS encoding AI-2E family transporter, with the translated sequence MKFYDEEKLLKLRNILIVTVLALLALLLFFRVYDNFAKPIRLVTSTIFPFILSFIIVYCLMPFIDMISEKDKNDSFLKNSKLDELEKVEKMNISDSEKRKKIELFNEISQSNKKKRIKLNRTFAILLVLTVFFIIFLYIVLTIVPIFTKQVSSLIDFLLKNQGKLQNNFFEFLERNNIDLKSSLISSKDIIVSNVIKVLSSSFSLISSTFSLLFMTPIFTIMLIFSYDNIENGVKRVLRNMDREDLIILIKNMDETIGKYILVTALDSMIVGVVSFIIFYFLKMDYSMLFSVIIGFGNVIPFIGPFIGLIPAILYAFTKSFKLVIFIVVLITIVQTIEANIVKPWLTGKSVEMHPITTLLVVLIGGALFGIGGAFIAIPVYIIVKLTFLFFWEKYTVNNKLNEKRK
- the der gene encoding ribosome biogenesis GTPase Der — protein: MKYTVAIVGRPNVGKSTLFNKLVGDRLSIVKDEPGVTRDRLYREMEWSGKEFILVDTGGLEPRTEDFMMAKIKQQAQVAIDEADVIIFLVDGKAGITGLDEDVATVLRKQDKKVVVAVNKIDNYMRDQENIFEFYGLGFEEVIGISGEHKTNLGDLLDAVINKFEDKKIKQTEDGLNIAILGRPNAGKSSLVNKLLNEERSIVSDIAGTTRDTIDSSLKYNGETYTLIDTAGIRRKSKVEDDIEYYSVLRAMKSIKRANVCVLMLDATELLTDQDKRIAGMIYEERKPIIIAINKWDLIEKDNNSVKEFTELVKADLAFLDYAPIVTISALTGKRTLNILEQAKFINEEYHKKITTGLLNQILSEMIAQNPVPTRKGRAVKINYATQVNQAPPKFVFFANNPELIHFSYQRYIENKLREYFGFEGCPIDIVFNKKSEKDFG
- a CDS encoding aminopeptidase encodes the protein MNNFEEKLNKYAEVIVKIGANVQKGQKVWVNCTTDSLPLVYKVTELAYKEGASDVHVKLTDDKLSRLHAEYQSKEVYSYIPQWAIDERNDYLDNNVVFIHILSSSPNLFAGIDPAKLGALAKNAGEAYKHYRTCIMTDVNSWTIASYPSADWAKLVFPDEIDADAAQEKLLDAILKTVRVDKADPVKAWEEHRQNLTEKAEFLNSKNFVALHYTSKGTDLTVGLPKNHIWVAAGSVNAKGADFLPNMPTEEVFTAGDRDRVDGYVSNKKPLSYQGNIIDNFKLTFKDGKVVDFEAEQGYEILKQLLDTDEGSRRIGEVALVPNDSPISNSGLLYYQTLFDENASNHLALGAAYPTNVKNGTKMTEDELKEAHINQSISHVDFMIGDSEMDIDGILEDGTRIPVFRKGNWAF
- a CDS encoding chorismate mutase gives rise to the protein MKCDSLEEVRENIDNIDDKIIKLIAQRSDYVKQAAYFKKSKIDVKAADRVEK
- a CDS encoding MarR family winged helix-turn-helix transcriptional regulator; the encoded protein is MDNKGKMEIQKCIYFSISKMFRIVNKIAEESFEKIDIYPTHGFLMIILKEEENGLTVNQISETLAIAPSTVTRFVDKLIAKGYVKREKSGKNSITKITAEGLKIIPDIYKSWDGISEKIEEVIGNEEYLRKTGESFKEFADVLGKDKKYDKISEDFDFWII